The proteins below are encoded in one region of Gammaproteobacteria bacterium:
- a CDS encoding arylesterase: MAKTVSQDGPVILVVGDSLSAGYGIEDGTGWVDLLQQRLDRAGHNYNIINASITGDTTSGGLTRLKLSLQQFDPVLVIIELGGNDGLRAIPLQVVESNIDQMIEQSQAAGARVALLGMRIPTNYGVRYTAQFHQIYKDAAKRHDVAFVEFFLDGVALNPDLMLPDGIHPNAAAQSVLLDNAWPAITEALDAL; encoded by the coding sequence ATGGCGAAAACGGTCAGCCAGGACGGGCCGGTCATCCTGGTCGTCGGCGACAGTCTCAGCGCCGGCTATGGTATCGAAGATGGCACCGGCTGGGTCGATCTGCTGCAGCAGCGGCTGGATCGCGCCGGCCACAATTACAACATCATCAACGCCAGCATTACCGGCGATACCACCTCCGGCGGGCTGACGCGGCTGAAACTGTCGCTGCAGCAGTTCGACCCAGTATTGGTCATCATCGAGCTCGGTGGCAACGACGGGCTGCGCGCGATACCGCTGCAAGTCGTGGAGAGTAATATCGACCAGATGATCGAGCAGTCACAGGCGGCCGGCGCGCGCGTCGCGCTGCTGGGAATGCGCATTCCGACCAACTATGGTGTGCGTTATACCGCGCAGTTTCACCAGATATACAAGGATGCAGCGAAGCGCCACGACGTGGCGTTTGTGGAGTTCTTCCTCGACGGCGTCGCGCTCAACCCCGACCTGATGCTGCCCGACGGTATCCACCCCAACGCTGCCGCCCAGTCCGTGCTGCTGGACAACGCCTGGCCGGCCATCACCGAGGCACTTGACGCATTATGA
- a CDS encoding ABC transporter ATP-binding protein, whose amino-acid sequence MNDSALIALKAENLSKQVSSPEGRLTILDNVSFDIERGRSVAICGPSGAGKSTLLALLAGLDEASSGKVWLDDTELGTLDEDGRAALRARRVGFVFQSFHLVPSLTALENVMLPLELDSARHPRRRALETLAAVGLAERTGHYPNQLSGGEKQRVAIARAFAGRPSVLFADEPTGNLDSATGDKIVDLLFELNHIEKATLVLVTHDEKLAARCDRRLDLAAGRLVHA is encoded by the coding sequence ATGAATGACTCTGCGCTCATCGCATTAAAAGCCGAAAACCTGTCGAAACAGGTTAGCAGCCCGGAGGGAAGGCTGACCATCCTCGACAACGTCAGCTTCGATATCGAGCGCGGCCGCTCTGTGGCCATCTGTGGTCCGTCCGGGGCCGGCAAGTCGACCTTGCTGGCGCTGCTGGCCGGGCTGGACGAGGCAAGCAGCGGCAAGGTATGGCTGGATGACACCGAGCTGGGCACGCTGGACGAGGACGGCCGCGCCGCGCTGCGCGCCAGACGCGTGGGCTTCGTGTTCCAGTCGTTTCACCTGGTGCCATCGCTGACCGCGCTGGAAAACGTCATGCTGCCGCTGGAACTGGACAGCGCCAGGCACCCGCGCCGCCGCGCGCTGGAAACGCTTGCCGCGGTGGGGCTGGCCGAGCGCACCGGCCATTACCCGAACCAGCTGTCCGGCGGCGAAAAACAACGCGTGGCTATTGCGCGTGCGTTTGCCGGCCGCCCGTCAGTGCTGTTTGCAGACGAGCCGACCGGCAACCTCGACAGCGCCACAGGCGACAAGATTGTCGATCTGCTGTTTGAACTGAACCACATCGAAAAGGCCACGCTGGTGCTGGTAACCCACGATGAAAAACTCGCCGCGCGCTGCGATCGCAGGCTGGACCTTGCCGCCGGCCGGCTGGTGCACGCATGA
- a CDS encoding SDR family oxidoreductase, with protein MSTALITGASAGIGTALARVFAEHGHDLVLVARREPLLRELADSLHGEFGVTCTVQATDLAAEGSCRELFDRVNADGIEVEILVNNAGVLKGGAFRRSDPLDNEAMIALNIAALTRLSRLFVEPMVARGSGRIMNVASLGAFQPVPSLAVYSATKAYVLSFTEALGVELTGKGVTTTVLCPGFTDTDMVRDEQGRTPVAKSLIMPTEPVARAGYKACMRGDAIVVPGWANRIASSASQVAPRWLVRAVSGRAARGGRR; from the coding sequence ATGAGTACAGCACTGATTACCGGCGCCTCGGCGGGTATCGGCACGGCGCTCGCAAGAGTTTTTGCCGAACACGGGCACGACCTTGTGCTGGTCGCGCGGCGTGAGCCACTGCTGCGTGAGCTGGCCGATTCACTGCACGGAGAATTTGGCGTGACGTGCACGGTGCAGGCGACCGACCTGGCCGCCGAGGGCAGTTGCCGGGAACTGTTTGATCGCGTGAATGCCGACGGCATCGAAGTCGAAATCCTGGTCAACAATGCCGGCGTGCTGAAGGGCGGGGCGTTCCGTCGCAGCGACCCGTTGGATAACGAAGCGATGATTGCGCTCAACATCGCTGCGCTTACCCGGTTGTCGCGGCTGTTTGTCGAGCCGATGGTCGCGCGTGGCAGCGGCCGAATCATGAACGTTGCTTCGCTTGGTGCCTTCCAGCCGGTGCCCTCGCTGGCGGTCTACTCGGCGACCAAGGCCTACGTGCTGTCATTTACCGAGGCGCTGGGCGTGGAGCTCACCGGCAAAGGGGTGACCACGACGGTGTTGTGTCCCGGTTTTACCGACACGGACATGGTGCGCGATGAGCAGGGACGCACACCGGTGGCGAAATCGCTGATCATGCCGACCGAACCGGTCGCGCGCGCCGGCTACAAGGCCTGCATGCGCGGCGACGCCATCGTGGTGCCGGGATGGGCGAACAGGATTGCCAGCTCCGCATCGCAGGTGGCACCCCGCTGGCTGGTGCGTGCCGTCAGCGGCAGAGCCGCGCGCGGCGGCCGCCGCTAG